One genomic region from Gammaproteobacteria bacterium encodes:
- a CDS encoding PilZ domain-containing protein: protein MASVMGNVEERRSHERKNLPVNSVLVYYRGMRVHRCAASDVSLRGVFLRSPSFPVNIGAKLSLVFVFQQGNVIQTYRKNAIIVRMSREGVGVSFLSSGNRTNRNKDSMRET, encoded by the coding sequence ATGGCTTCAGTTATGGGTAATGTCGAGGAACGACGCAGCCACGAGCGCAAGAACCTTCCGGTCAACAGCGTACTGGTGTACTACCGGGGAATGCGCGTGCATCGATGCGCCGCGAGTGATGTCAGCTTGCGCGGGGTCTTTCTCCGTTCGCCGAGTTTTCCGGTGAATATCGGCGCGAAACTTTCGCTCGTTTTTGTCTTTCAGCAGGGAAACGTGATCCAGACCTACCGCAAGAACGCCATCATCGTACGCATGTCGCGGGAGGGTGTCGGGGTGAGTTTTCTCTCCAGCGGAAACCGTACTAACCGTAACAAGGACTCAATGCGAGAGACATAA
- a CDS encoding dTDP-glucose pyrophosphorylase, whose translation MSGAADPVALIPAAGLARRLGRPAASKEILPVRLGPDDVEARPVCEYLLDSLSAAGVRRAFVILRRGKWDIPEVLGNGDRFGLRLTYLVTDATPGIPYTLDQASPLIGNGTVLLGFPDILYHPRDAFGALLRRARDGSAEVVLGLFPADDPSRMDMVDIDADGRVRNIVIKPETTTLTLTWVLAVWSPEFTRFMHDYLGSVLAAVAGGRYPDPDSPREPYVGDVIRAAMAKGMRVEGVVFQGGNCVDIGTPEDLARVTP comes from the coding sequence GTGAGCGGCGCCGCAGATCCGGTCGCCCTGATCCCCGCCGCGGGTCTTGCCAGGCGACTTGGACGGCCGGCCGCCAGCAAGGAGATCCTGCCCGTGCGTTTGGGCCCTGACGATGTCGAGGCGCGACCGGTCTGCGAGTATCTGCTCGATAGCCTGTCGGCCGCCGGTGTACGGCGCGCGTTCGTCATCCTGCGTAGGGGAAAGTGGGACATACCCGAGGTCCTCGGAAATGGTGACCGTTTCGGCCTGCGGCTGACATACCTGGTAACGGACGCGACCCCCGGGATACCCTATACCCTCGATCAGGCATCGCCACTGATCGGCAACGGGACGGTGCTCCTCGGGTTCCCGGATATCCTCTATCATCCCAGAGATGCCTTCGGCGCCCTGCTGCGCCGCGCCCGCGACGGAAGCGCGGAGGTCGTGCTCGGATTGTTCCCGGCTGATGACCCGAGCAGGATGGACATGGTCGACATCGATGCGGATGGCCGGGTTCGGAACATCGTCATCAAGCCGGAAACGACCACCCTGACCCTGACGTGGGTCCTGGCGGTCTGGTCGCCCGAGTTCACGCGATTCATGCACGACTACCTGGGATCGGTCCTGGCGGCGGTGGCGGGTGGCCGGTACCCGGACCCGGATTCGCCTCGCGAGCCCTATGTGGGTGACGTGATACGCGCCGCGATGGCCAAGGGGATGCGGGTCGAGGGCGTCGTGTTCCAGGGAGGAAACTGTGTCGACATCGGGACGCCCGAAGACCTGGCCCGGGTGACGCCATAG
- a CDS encoding adenylosuccinate synthase has translation MGKSVVVLGTQWGDEGKGKIVDLLTENARAVVRFQGGHNAGHTLVIDGEKTVLHLIPSGILRDGVECLIGNGVVLAPDALLEEMRMLEERGAPARERLRISEACPLILPYHVMLDHAREVARGKAAIGTTGRGIGPAYEDKVSRRGLRMGDLLHRERFAEQLGEVLDYHNFVLKHYFKAETADFQEILDGALAMVDELEPLIADVPQRLHELREEGASVLFEGAQGTLLDIDHGTYPFVTSSNTTAGGVCTGSGVGPHDLDYILGITKAYTTRVGAGPFPTELFDEIGEHLATRGHEFGATTGRPRRCGWLDVVALRRAVQINSVTGLCVTKLDVLDGLETIRLCLGYRCNGVEHQVPPVGTESLAACEAVYTEVPGWRESTVGARRLEDLPAKARDYLQTIGEVLGVPVDMVSTGPERSENIFIRNPFG, from the coding sequence ATGGGCAAGAGCGTAGTCGTACTGGGCACCCAATGGGGTGACGAAGGCAAGGGCAAGATCGTCGACCTGTTGACGGAGAATGCGCGGGCGGTGGTCCGGTTTCAGGGCGGGCACAATGCCGGGCACACCCTGGTCATCGACGGAGAGAAGACCGTACTGCACCTGATTCCCTCTGGAATCCTGCGGGATGGGGTGGAGTGCCTGATCGGCAACGGTGTGGTGCTGGCCCCGGATGCCCTGCTCGAAGAGATGCGAATGCTGGAGGAGCGGGGCGCTCCGGCGCGGGAGAGGCTGCGCATCTCGGAGGCCTGTCCACTGATTCTCCCTTATCACGTCATGCTGGATCACGCTCGCGAGGTGGCGCGCGGCAAGGCGGCAATCGGCACGACCGGACGTGGAATCGGACCGGCCTACGAGGACAAGGTCTCTCGGCGCGGGCTGCGCATGGGGGATTTGCTTCACCGCGAACGGTTCGCCGAACAGCTCGGCGAGGTCCTGGATTATCACAATTTCGTGCTCAAGCATTATTTCAAGGCCGAGACGGCGGACTTTCAGGAGATCCTGGACGGCGCTCTGGCGATGGTGGACGAGCTCGAACCTCTGATCGCGGACGTACCGCAGCGGTTGCACGAGCTGCGAGAGGAAGGGGCCAGCGTCCTGTTCGAGGGGGCGCAGGGCACGCTGCTCGATATCGATCACGGGACCTACCCCTTCGTCACCTCCTCGAACACCACGGCGGGTGGCGTATGCACGGGCAGCGGTGTGGGTCCGCACGATCTCGACTATATCCTCGGGATCACCAAGGCCTATACCACCCGCGTTGGCGCCGGTCCGTTTCCGACGGAGCTGTTCGACGAGATCGGCGAACACCTTGCGACGCGGGGTCACGAGTTCGGGGCCACGACCGGAAGGCCCAGGCGATGCGGGTGGCTCGATGTGGTCGCGCTGCGCCGCGCTGTTCAAATCAACAGCGTTACCGGTTTGTGCGTTACCAAACTCGACGTGCTGGACGGTCTGGAAACGATCCGGCTGTGCCTGGGATACCGGTGCAACGGGGTCGAGCACCAGGTGCCCCCGGTCGGTACGGAGTCCCTGGCAGCCTGCGAGGCGGTCTATACCGAAGTCCCGGGGTGGCGGGAGTCGACCGTGGGTGCGCGGCGTCTGGAAGACCTCCCGGCTAAGGCCCGAGATTACCTGCAAACTATCGGGGAAGTGCTCGGCGTTCCGGTTGACATGGTATCCACCGGACCGGAGCGCAGCGAGAACATCTTCATTCGCAATCCTTTCGGTTAA